Proteins from a single region of Crassaminicella profunda:
- a CDS encoding four-carbon acid sugar kinase family protein, with amino-acid sequence MSEIVIIADDLTGANATSVLLSRAGYRAATFLKLDDYDEKQHAHFKAISISTDSRGISEDMAYEKVSSITDFFKDKKVKLFSKRIDSTLRGNVGVEIDAVLDHLGDDAMAIVVAAFPSSGRITIGGYLMVDSIPLENTDVAKDPKTPVDTSCVPELIQEQSKYAVDYIPLNQILKGDKALKEKIICSKEKGNKIIVMDATTNEDIEIIAKATKQTGLKVIAVDPGPFTATLTKEFVDRPRIVPGQKVMLTVGSVSALTRRQLEALKIKHKCLFKTVNSAALIYDETRENEINKTVKHLIDKMEYYNILGVVTTTDETEVLDLHEIAQELGVTEDDVTLRISNGLASITRRFMEKTDTVIGGLFTSGGDVTVAVCKELQSAGIEVKDEVLPLAVYGRMIKGKYNHMPIITKGGLIGETHAIIKCVEYLLTKVSTEYHKNI; translated from the coding sequence ATGTCAGAAATTGTCATCATCGCAGATGATTTGACAGGTGCTAATGCAACAAGTGTTTTGTTATCAAGAGCTGGCTATAGAGCAGCTACATTTTTAAAATTAGATGATTATGATGAAAAACAACATGCTCATTTTAAAGCTATCTCTATTAGTACGGACAGTAGAGGAATATCAGAAGATATGGCATATGAGAAAGTATCATCAATAACTGACTTTTTCAAAGATAAAAAAGTGAAGCTATTTTCTAAACGTATAGATAGTACACTTCGTGGAAATGTGGGAGTAGAGATTGATGCAGTACTGGATCATTTAGGAGATGATGCAATGGCCATTGTAGTAGCAGCTTTTCCATCTTCAGGAAGGATTACTATAGGAGGATATTTAATGGTAGACTCTATACCTTTAGAGAACACAGATGTTGCAAAAGATCCTAAAACTCCTGTTGATACTTCTTGTGTACCTGAATTGATTCAAGAGCAAAGCAAGTATGCTGTAGATTATATTCCATTGAATCAAATTTTAAAAGGAGATAAAGCTTTAAAAGAAAAAATTATTTGTAGTAAAGAAAAAGGCAATAAGATTATTGTAATGGATGCTACAACCAATGAAGATATAGAGATCATTGCAAAGGCTACAAAACAAACAGGATTAAAAGTTATTGCAGTAGATCCAGGACCTTTTACTGCTACATTAACCAAAGAATTTGTAGATAGGCCTAGAATTGTACCAGGACAAAAAGTAATGCTTACTGTAGGAAGTGTAAGTGCTTTAACAAGAAGGCAGTTAGAAGCATTAAAGATAAAACATAAATGCTTATTTAAAACAGTAAATTCTGCAGCACTTATTTATGATGAGACCCGAGAAAATGAAATCAATAAAACTGTGAAGCATTTAATAGATAAAATGGAATATTACAATATTTTAGGGGTTGTAACTACTACAGATGAAACAGAAGTATTAGATTTACATGAAATTGCACAAGAATTAGGTGTTACAGAAGATGATGTAACATTAAGAATTTCAAATGGATTAGCAAGTATAACAAGAAGATTTATGGAAAAAACAGATACGGTTATAGGCGGTTTATTTACTAGTGGGGGAGATGTGACGGTAGCTGTATGTAAAGAGCTTCAATCAGCAGGAATAGAGGTAAAAGATGAAGTATTGCCCTTAGCGGTTTATGGTCGAATGATTAAAGGAAAATATAATCATATGCCTATTATCACAAAGGGTGGACTAATTGGAGAAACCCATGCAATTATCAAATGTGTTGAATATTTGTTAACGAAAGTGTCTACTGAATATCATAAAAATATATAA
- a CDS encoding phosphodiester glycosidase family protein — protein MGKINLFMLFLIAPFIGLFVVSLEFQDESQYLKFPITVLAEEADKLYDEVGHLEESIANMGLVVESQKEVFHVQDEQISELSELSDSQRKLSDDIYEQKILNMLGPAVKAHISNRTEIKIFKLAELGYRGYIAKIKLFDPTALKVVLGKDQLGKLETTSSAAKRTNAILAINAGGFYTEKRNGKTYAQLIGNTVINGKLVEPFNGYPGDLFFAGINKKGQVIGTVPHTENDIMKLDPYQGVSFSPVLLENGKKAEISTKWKKTRHPRTIIGKYANDDLIVIVIDGRRDNWSIGISLERLQDKLLELGVKDAYNLDGGGSSAMYYDGKILNKPSDRRERPVVNNIVVMP, from the coding sequence ATGGGCAAAATTAATTTATTTATGCTTTTTTTGATTGCCCCATTTATCGGTCTCTTTGTTGTTAGTTTAGAGTTTCAGGATGAAAGTCAGTATCTAAAATTTCCCATAACTGTACTTGCAGAAGAAGCAGACAAATTATATGATGAAGTTGGTCATTTAGAAGAGAGTATTGCCAATATGGGATTGGTTGTAGAGAGCCAAAAAGAGGTTTTTCATGTTCAAGATGAACAAATTAGTGAATTATCAGAGTTGAGTGATTCACAAAGAAAATTGTCGGATGATATTTATGAGCAAAAAATATTGAATATGTTAGGACCAGCAGTGAAGGCCCATATTAGTAATCGTACAGAAATCAAAATTTTTAAATTAGCAGAGCTTGGGTATAGAGGCTATATTGCTAAAATAAAATTATTTGATCCAACGGCATTGAAAGTAGTATTGGGGAAAGATCAATTAGGAAAGTTAGAGACTACATCAAGTGCTGCAAAAAGAACAAATGCAATACTTGCAATTAATGCAGGGGGATTTTATACAGAGAAAAGAAATGGAAAGACTTATGCCCAATTAATAGGGAATACAGTGATCAATGGAAAATTAGTAGAACCTTTTAATGGTTATCCAGGAGATTTGTTTTTTGCTGGGATCAATAAAAAAGGACAAGTGATTGGAACAGTACCCCACACTGAAAATGATATTATGAAGCTTGATCCTTATCAAGGAGTAAGTTTTTCACCTGTATTATTAGAAAATGGGAAAAAAGCAGAGATTTCAACTAAATGGAAAAAAACAAGGCATCCTAGGACGATCATTGGAAAATATGCAAATGATGATTTGATTGTAATCGTTATAGATGGAAGACGAGATAATTGGAGCATTGGGATTTCTTTAGAAAGATTACAGGATAAATTGTTAGAGCTAGGAGTAAAAGATGCTTATAATCTAGATGGTGGCGGTTCTAGTGCTATGTATTATGATGGAAAAATTTTAAATAAACCTTCAGATAGAAGGGAAAGACCTGTAGTAAATAATATTGTTGTTATGCCTTAA
- a CDS encoding DeoR/GlpR family DNA-binding transcription regulator, whose protein sequence is MLKAERRNYIIQYLKEHGRVIVDDLAKELDISPMTIRRDLKYLEDNNFITRTHGGAVLHDMLIEEVPYHQKTSVHMEEKQKIAEHASSLIKEGHTIILDAGTTNMEIAKSIKDMKNLKVITTDLMIALFLSKFQGIQVFCTGGCIQSTTGTCLGSDAKEFIEKIYVDIAFIGTSSVDVEKGLTTPSLEKAKIKKQIIDSADEAILVTDHWKFEKKGFAKICSLDRLDRIITDKGIDQRILEEIKNLGVIVELV, encoded by the coding sequence ATGTTAAAAGCAGAAAGAAGAAACTATATTATTCAATACTTAAAAGAACATGGAAGGGTTATAGTAGATGATTTAGCAAAGGAGTTAGATATTTCTCCTATGACTATTCGAAGAGACTTGAAATATTTGGAGGATAATAACTTCATTACAAGGACCCATGGGGGAGCAGTTTTACATGATATGCTCATAGAGGAAGTACCTTATCATCAAAAAACATCAGTGCATATGGAAGAAAAACAGAAAATTGCTGAACATGCAAGTTCATTAATCAAAGAGGGACATACGATCATACTAGATGCTGGAACAACAAATATGGAGATTGCAAAAAGCATAAAAGACATGAAAAATTTGAAAGTGATTACAACAGACTTGATGATTGCACTATTTCTTTCAAAATTCCAAGGGATTCAGGTATTTTGTACAGGTGGTTGTATCCAAAGCACTACAGGAACATGTTTAGGATCAGATGCAAAAGAATTTATAGAAAAGATATATGTAGATATTGCTTTCATTGGAACAAGCTCAGTAGATGTAGAGAAAGGTTTGACTACACCTAGCCTAGAAAAAGCAAAAATAAAAAAGCAAATAATCGATTCTGCTGATGAAGCTATATTGGTAACAGATCATTGGAAATTTGAGAAAAAAGGTTTTGCAAAAATTTGTTCATTAGATCGATTAGATAGGATCATTACAGATAAAGGAATAGATCAACGTATATTAGAGGAAATCAAGAATCTAGGAGTTATAGTGGAATTAGTTTAG
- a CDS encoding HAMP domain-containing sensor histidine kinase, whose translation MIRLKKIGSKLLISYFIILFVAFLVTVVSYNVLSQRYFMKEAKSQMRTEGQTIAKTLGKMKLKDHSIGEKILVKKELRVAGRFIESKVIVFNKDKRIIYTNWKSLDREKMKKFIREKDKPLEGYITEKVPIKTPKGGIKGYVFLMMELKELKAMNEIMKTTRILSFTVAGFTAIIIGILLQKGLTNPIRELMKTMMNFSLKDFDKDFRLETGDEIEELSICFSSLVKKLKKYDRQQKTFLQNTSHELKTPLMSIQGYAEAIKDGIVEGAEMEESLDIIMNQCQRMKKTVDEITYLTKLENVEEIFRFEECDMDKLVEDALRSIQPLADEKNIKIDVKGDFDYKGFYDGDKIKRAFINILSNAIRYAKENIIIQSFMHDPYYEIHIIDDGEGLKAGEEEKVFDRFYKGDKGNTGLGLSITKAIIEGHDGEITVYNHKEKGAIFKIKLPKGL comes from the coding sequence ATGATTAGATTAAAAAAAATTGGAAGTAAATTGCTAATAAGCTATTTTATTATATTATTTGTAGCTTTTCTTGTAACTGTTGTGTCCTATAATGTATTGTCTCAAAGATATTTTATGAAAGAAGCCAAAAGTCAAATGAGAACAGAGGGACAAACTATTGCGAAAACTTTGGGGAAAATGAAGCTTAAAGATCATAGCATTGGTGAAAAAATATTAGTAAAAAAGGAACTAAGGGTTGCTGGTAGATTTATTGAATCAAAGGTGATTGTTTTTAATAAAGATAAAAGAATTATTTATACAAATTGGAAATCTTTAGATAGAGAAAAAATGAAAAAATTCATAAGGGAAAAGGATAAACCATTAGAAGGATATATTACTGAGAAAGTTCCAATAAAGACACCTAAGGGTGGGATTAAAGGATATGTGTTTTTAATGATGGAATTGAAAGAATTAAAAGCAATGAATGAGATTATGAAAACAACAAGAATTTTAAGCTTTACGGTAGCTGGTTTTACTGCAATTATCATAGGCATCCTATTACAAAAGGGACTGACAAACCCTATTAGAGAGCTTATGAAGACGATGATGAATTTTTCACTGAAAGATTTTGATAAAGATTTTCGATTAGAAACAGGAGATGAAATTGAAGAACTCTCCATATGTTTTTCTTCTCTTGTGAAGAAGTTAAAAAAATATGATCGACAGCAGAAAACATTTTTACAAAATACATCCCATGAATTGAAAACTCCCCTCATGTCCATACAAGGATATGCAGAAGCTATAAAAGATGGGATTGTAGAAGGGGCTGAAATGGAAGAAAGTTTAGATATTATCATGAATCAATGTCAACGTATGAAAAAAACAGTAGATGAAATTACTTATCTTACAAAACTTGAAAATGTTGAAGAAATTTTTAGATTTGAAGAATGTGATATGGATAAGTTGGTAGAAGATGCATTAAGAAGTATCCAACCATTAGCAGATGAAAAAAATATAAAAATAGATGTAAAAGGAGACTTTGATTATAAAGGATTTTATGATGGAGATAAGATCAAACGAGCATTCATCAATATATTAAGCAATGCTATTCGATATGCTAAGGAGAATATTATCATTCAATCGTTTATGCATGATCCATATTATGAAATTCATATTATAGATGATGGAGAAGGATTGAAAGCGGGAGAGGAAGAAAAGGTATTTGATCGTTTTTATAAAGGAGATAAAGGAAATACAGGATTAGGACTTTCTATAACAAAAGCTATTATAGAAGGACATGATGGTGAAATTACTGTTTATAATCATAAGGAGAAGGGAGCCATCTTTAAAATAAAGCTGCCAAAAGGATTATAG
- a CDS encoding LrgB family protein — MTNIIIENPFFGLCLSLIAFLIGIQINKKLKHPALNPLLIGIIIIICFLKITHIDYSIYYEQNKILNFLLGPATVVLAVPLYKNIEILKENLKAVSIGVLLGTITSIISVVYMASFLGANDKILLSMTPKAVTAPIAMEVSRVLGGIPSLTAGLVAITGIFGACFAPEILRLFKIKNKIAIGIAIGTTTHALGTTRAFQEGEVQGAMSSLSIGLAGLITALVAPYIIFIMQNYQMI; from the coding sequence ATGACTAATATCATAATAGAAAATCCTTTTTTTGGATTATGTTTAAGTCTAATTGCTTTTCTAATAGGCATTCAAATCAATAAAAAATTAAAACATCCAGCATTAAATCCTTTATTAATTGGGATCATTATCATCATTTGCTTTTTAAAAATAACCCATATTGATTATTCAATTTATTATGAACAAAATAAGATTTTGAATTTTTTATTAGGTCCTGCAACAGTTGTATTAGCAGTACCACTTTACAAAAATATAGAAATATTAAAGGAAAATTTAAAAGCAGTATCCATTGGTGTATTACTAGGAACTATCACATCTATTATTTCTGTTGTATATATGGCATCATTTTTAGGCGCCAATGATAAAATATTACTTTCCATGACACCAAAAGCGGTTACAGCTCCTATTGCTATGGAAGTGTCTCGTGTACTAGGAGGTATTCCTTCCCTAACTGCAGGATTAGTAGCCATCACAGGAATATTTGGTGCTTGTTTTGCACCAGAGATTTTAAGACTTTTTAAAATAAAAAATAAAATTGCTATTGGTATTGCCATTGGAACAACAACCCATGCACTAGGAACAACAAGAGCTTTTCAAGAAGGCGAAGTACAAGGGGCAATGAGTAGTTTATCCATTGGACTTGCAGGTTTAATCACGGCTTTAGTGGCACCCTATATTATATTTATTATGCAAAATTATCAAATGATTTAA
- a CDS encoding TRAP transporter small permease, protein MKKILNNLEEYILIMLFPIMTIIVFISTMFRYFKLGAIPWSEELARYLMVWIAYIGASLGIKRNAHLGVEIVVNKLPEKLKIVSQYIRVAIILIFNLLIIIFSYRIMKHQINMGQISPALAIPIWMAYLAIPVGALLMFIRSIQIIIYKNNKVVKQ, encoded by the coding sequence TTGAAAAAAATATTAAATAACTTAGAAGAATATATACTAATTATGCTTTTTCCAATAATGACAATTATTGTATTTATCTCAACTATGTTTAGATATTTTAAATTGGGAGCTATTCCATGGTCAGAAGAACTTGCAAGATATTTGATGGTATGGATTGCTTATATTGGAGCAAGTTTAGGAATCAAAAGAAATGCACATTTAGGTGTTGAAATTGTAGTAAATAAGTTGCCAGAAAAGCTTAAAATCGTTTCTCAATACATTCGAGTAGCTATTATATTGATTTTCAACTTATTAATTATTATATTTTCATATAGAATTATGAAGCATCAAATAAATATGGGACAAATTTCACCAGCATTAGCTATACCTATATGGATGGCATATCTTGCAATACCAGTGGGAGCATTGTTAATGTTTATTCGTTCTATTCAGATAATTATTTATAAAAATAACAAAGTGGTAAAACAATAA
- a CDS encoding CidA/LrgA family protein: MHLIKQFAIIIFILFCGTILSDFFHLPIPGNVMGMALLFISLITGIIKLKDVEEIANLFLNHLAIFFIAPAVGIMLYFDIIKGQFIAIIIPTIVSIFIGLGITGKVVEFIVNRKVVDIDD, encoded by the coding sequence ATGCACCTGATAAAACAATTTGCCATTATAATATTTATACTATTTTGTGGGACAATCCTATCTGATTTTTTTCATCTCCCCATACCAGGAAACGTAATGGGTATGGCTTTATTATTCATTAGTTTGATTACTGGTATTATAAAACTAAAAGACGTAGAAGAAATCGCAAATCTTTTTCTAAATCACTTAGCAATATTTTTTATAGCTCCAGCCGTAGGCATTATGCTATATTTTGATATTATTAAAGGGCAATTTATCGCAATAATTATTCCGACGATTGTAAGTATTTTTATAGGATTAGGAATAACAGGTAAAGTAGTAGAGTTTATTGTAAATAGAAAGGTTGTAGATATAGATGACTAA
- the pdxA gene encoding 4-hydroxythreonine-4-phosphate dehydrogenase PdxA, with product MDRSYIGIPMGDPAGIGPEIVVKALTKEKIHETVKAVVIGDKKTLEQAMKFCGVNLEINVIEDVKKGDYKKGILNLIDLKNVDIEKLEVGKVQGMAGKAAFEYIKMSVELAMDQKVDAIATTPINKEAFKAGGINYIGHTEVLEDLTNTKDPLTMFQVYDLRVFFLSRHVSLKKACEMTTKERVFDYILRCSEALERLGIKNGKLAVAGLNPHSGEHGLFGDEEVKEIYPAIKKAQEVGINVVGPVPADSVFYFALKGSYDAVLSLYHDQGHIATKMVDFERTIAITNNMPFLRTSVDHGTAFDIAGTGKASEVSMVEAIRLAALYAPNFTNKVLAD from the coding sequence ATGGACAGAAGTTATATAGGAATTCCAATGGGAGACCCTGCTGGAATTGGACCAGAGATTGTAGTAAAAGCATTAACAAAGGAAAAAATACATGAAACTGTAAAAGCAGTTGTTATTGGAGATAAGAAAACATTAGAACAAGCTATGAAATTTTGTGGTGTAAATTTAGAAATCAATGTAATTGAAGATGTTAAAAAAGGTGATTATAAAAAAGGCATACTTAATTTAATAGACTTAAAAAATGTAGATATTGAAAAGCTAGAGGTTGGAAAAGTACAAGGAATGGCTGGAAAAGCTGCTTTTGAATATATTAAAATGTCTGTTGAGTTAGCTATGGATCAAAAGGTAGATGCTATTGCAACGACACCGATCAATAAAGAAGCTTTCAAAGCTGGAGGTATAAATTATATTGGTCATACGGAAGTTTTAGAGGATTTAACAAACACCAAAGACCCACTTACTATGTTTCAAGTATATGATTTAAGAGTTTTCTTTTTATCACGCCACGTCTCATTAAAAAAAGCTTGTGAAATGACAACAAAAGAAAGAGTTTTTGATTATATTTTAAGATGCTCAGAGGCATTAGAAAGATTAGGTATAAAGAATGGAAAATTAGCTGTTGCAGGATTGAATCCACATAGTGGGGAACATGGATTATTTGGAGATGAAGAGGTAAAGGAAATTTATCCAGCTATTAAAAAAGCACAAGAAGTTGGTATAAATGTAGTAGGTCCAGTGCCTGCTGATTCGGTATTTTATTTTGCGCTAAAGGGTAGCTATGATGCTGTGTTGTCTCTTTATCATGATCAAGGACATATTGCCACAAAGATGGTTGATTTTGAAAGAACTATAGCCATTACAAATAATATGCCATTTTTGAGAACCTCTGTTGACCATGGTACAGCCTTTGATATTGCAGGTACAGGAAAGGCAAGTGAAGTAAGTATGGTAGAAGCTATTCGTCTAGCCGCATTATATGCACCAAATTTCACAAATAAAGTTCTAGCAGATTGA
- a CDS encoding endonuclease/exonuclease/phosphatase family protein — translation MNIMNVDVYTILKKISMWIGIIIGIGIVSFSVLVIYLTITDYKPKEIIKINAEGKPAYEKGNDQISMITWNIGYGGLGEKEDFFASGGKSVRPDKKEIVENYMKGITHFLENNKADFYFLQEIDCASKRSYYIDEYKEIKDTLKKYQSVFAYNYKVKLVPAPFPPPFMGKVESGIALFGKYSMNDTMRYQFPGKFKWPVYLAHLDRCFTVSRVDIEGKDHQLVLINTHNSAFDKDAVLRKQQMDYLKNVITDEYEKGNYVIAGGDWNQLMPGISKEYFTTHLEGSDWVVPLPQNWIPKDWTWGFDKNLPTVRATDTAYIKGDTYLTSIDAFFMSPNVELVKVEVKDLDFKYSDHNPVYMEVKLK, via the coding sequence ATGAATATTATGAATGTTGATGTATATACTATTTTGAAAAAAATAAGTATGTGGATAGGAATAATTATTGGAATAGGAATTGTAAGTTTTAGCGTACTTGTCATATATTTAACCATAACAGATTATAAGCCAAAAGAAATTATAAAAATTAATGCAGAAGGAAAACCAGCCTATGAAAAAGGAAATGATCAAATTTCTATGATTACTTGGAATATAGGATATGGAGGCTTAGGAGAAAAAGAAGATTTTTTTGCTTCAGGAGGAAAAAGTGTAAGACCAGATAAAAAGGAAATAGTAGAGAATTATATGAAGGGGATTACACACTTTTTAGAGAATAACAAGGCTGATTTTTATTTTCTTCAGGAAATAGATTGTGCATCAAAACGGAGTTATTATATAGATGAATATAAAGAGATAAAAGATACACTAAAGAAATATCAATCTGTATTTGCTTACAATTATAAAGTAAAATTAGTTCCTGCCCCTTTTCCTCCTCCATTTATGGGAAAGGTTGAAAGTGGGATTGCCTTATTTGGAAAGTATAGTATGAACGATACGATGAGATATCAATTTCCAGGAAAATTTAAATGGCCTGTATATTTAGCTCATTTAGATAGATGTTTTACGGTGAGTCGTGTGGATATTGAGGGAAAGGATCATCAATTGGTACTTATTAATACTCATAATTCAGCCTTTGATAAAGATGCGGTACTTAGAAAACAACAGATGGATTACTTGAAAAATGTGATTACAGATGAGTATGAAAAAGGAAACTATGTAATCGCTGGAGGAGATTGGAATCAGTTGATGCCAGGAATATCGAAGGAATACTTCACTACACATTTAGAAGGATCAGATTGGGTGGTACCTTTGCCACAAAATTGGATACCAAAGGATTGGACCTGGGGATTTGATAAAAATCTTCCAACAGTACGAGCAACAGATACAGCCTATATAAAAGGAGACACTTATTTAACAAGCATTGATGCTTTTTTTATGTCTCCCAATGTGGAATTAGTAAAAGTAGAAGTAAAAGATTTGGATTTTAAATATTCTGATCATAATCCTGTATATATGGAAGTGAAATTGAAATGA
- a CDS encoding TRAP transporter large permease, translated as MVLLLFGSLFVLLLLNIPIAVSLGVSSIVALAFGNMPTPPFVVAQRMFTSVDSFPFMAIPFFMLAGGLMESGGISGRLIKFAKACVGSTIGGLGIITIIASAFFGAISGSNPATVAAIGGIMIPAMIKAGYPKDFASAIAAAGGTLGVIIPPSIPMITYGVVAGVSISTLFTAGIVPGIIIGLSLMGVIYYYAKKLNLPKGEPTSLKNLVVAFKEAILALLMPVIILGGIYGGVFTPTEAAAVAVVYAFVVSVFIYKELKIKELGPVILKGAISTSVVLFVIATSASFSWIITSAQIPAKVTTAIMGVSSNVIVITTLINMLLLFLGSFLETQAIILLVAPILLPLTATLGINPILLGIIIVVNTSVGMITPPMAVNLFVACGISGLKVEEISRKIISFLIVEIVIVLLITNFPQIALFLPQVLQ; from the coding sequence ATGGTTCTTTTATTATTTGGAAGCTTATTCGTATTACTTTTATTAAATATACCTATTGCAGTATCTTTAGGGGTATCTTCCATTGTTGCATTAGCATTTGGCAATATGCCAACTCCACCTTTTGTTGTAGCACAAAGAATGTTCACATCTGTAGATTCATTTCCATTCATGGCAATTCCTTTCTTTATGTTAGCTGGAGGATTAATGGAAAGTGGTGGAATTTCAGGGCGTTTAATTAAATTTGCTAAGGCCTGTGTAGGAAGTACTATAGGAGGTCTAGGGATTATTACAATTATTGCTTCTGCATTTTTTGGAGCAATATCTGGATCTAATCCTGCTACAGTTGCGGCTATTGGTGGAATTATGATTCCAGCAATGATAAAAGCAGGATATCCTAAAGATTTTGCTTCTGCTATTGCAGCAGCAGGTGGAACATTAGGTGTTATTATTCCGCCAAGTATTCCAATGATCACATATGGTGTTGTTGCAGGAGTATCTATTAGTACATTGTTTACAGCAGGAATTGTTCCGGGAATTATTATCGGTCTTAGTTTAATGGGGGTTATTTACTATTATGCTAAAAAATTAAATCTTCCAAAAGGAGAGCCAACAAGCTTAAAGAATTTGGTTGTAGCGTTTAAAGAAGCTATTTTAGCATTACTTATGCCAGTCATTATTTTAGGTGGGATATATGGAGGTGTATTTACACCTACTGAAGCTGCTGCAGTGGCAGTTGTCTATGCATTTGTAGTTAGTGTTTTTATCTATAAAGAATTAAAGATAAAAGAGTTAGGTCCAGTAATTTTAAAAGGGGCTATAAGTACTTCTGTTGTATTATTTGTTATTGCAACTTCTGCATCATTTTCTTGGATTATTACAAGTGCACAAATACCAGCAAAAGTAACAACAGCTATAATGGGCGTATCATCAAATGTTATAGTGATTACTACATTGATTAATATGCTTCTACTATTTTTAGGAAGTTTTCTTGAAACACAAGCTATTATTTTGTTGGTTGCACCGATTTTATTACCGCTTACTGCCACATTAGGTATTAATCCTATATTATTAGGAATCATTATTGTTGTTAATACTTCTGTTGGAATGATTACGCCTCCTATGGCTGTAAATCTTTTTGTAGCATGTGGTATATCTGGTTTAAAGGTTGAGGAGATTAGTCGTAAAATAATATCTTTCTTGATTGTAGAAATCGTTATTGTATTATTAATTACAAACTTTCCACAAATAGCATTATTTTTACCACAAGTATTACAATAA
- a CDS encoding TRAP transporter substrate-binding protein translates to MKRMLSLFMIVSMLFVFVGCGDKGANSTADKDEKQVTTIRIAYTLSPESHYHKGLEKFKELVAEKSNGQIDVQLFHSAQLGSERDAVEGVSMGTLEATLSSTGPLSNFSKKFMLFDLPFIIQDRATAFEALDGKLGVDMLSSLEDKGITGFGFWENGFRMLTNSKQAINSPEDVKGLKIRLMENPVHMETFKVLGAQPVPMPFGDLFTALQQKTVDGQENPLVIIDTSKFYEVQNNLAITGHFYSPAVFMMNKEFFNGLAPELQTAIIESEKEARVWQREYCANLEKELVETLKSKGMEITYPDKKAFQEATKPVYDKFKDEIGEDLINALLKK, encoded by the coding sequence ATGAAAAGAATGCTAAGTTTATTCATGATTGTTTCAATGCTTTTTGTATTTGTTGGATGTGGGGATAAGGGTGCTAATTCTACTGCAGACAAAGATGAAAAACAAGTAACCACAATACGTATCGCTTATACATTATCTCCAGAATCTCATTATCACAAAGGTTTAGAAAAATTTAAAGAGCTTGTTGCAGAAAAATCTAATGGGCAAATAGATGTACAATTATTCCATAGTGCACAACTAGGAAGTGAACGAGATGCAGTGGAAGGTGTTTCAATGGGAACTTTAGAGGCAACATTATCATCTACAGGCCCTCTTTCAAACTTTTCAAAAAAGTTTATGTTATTTGACTTACCATTTATTATTCAAGATAGAGCTACTGCATTTGAAGCATTAGATGGCAAACTAGGGGTAGATATGTTATCTTCATTAGAAGACAAAGGAATTACAGGATTTGGTTTTTGGGAAAACGGTTTTAGAATGTTGACAAATAGTAAACAAGCAATAAATTCTCCAGAAGATGTGAAAGGATTAAAAATAAGATTAATGGAAAATCCAGTGCATATGGAGACATTTAAAGTTTTAGGTGCACAGCCAGTACCAATGCCTTTTGGAGATTTGTTTACAGCATTGCAGCAAAAAACGGTTGATGGACAAGAAAATCCATTAGTAATTATTGATACAAGTAAATTTTATGAAGTACAAAATAATCTAGCAATAACAGGACATTTTTATTCACCAGCAGTATTCATGATGAACAAAGAATTTTTCAATGGATTAGCACCTGAATTACAAACTGCAATTATAGAATCAGAAAAAGAAGCACGTGTATGGCAAAGAGAATATTGTGCTAATCTAGAAAAAGAATTAGTTGAAACATTAAAATCAAAAGGAATGGAAATCACATATCCGGATAAAAAAGCTTTCCAAGAAGCAACAAAACCTGTTTATGATAAATTCAAAGATGAAATTGGTGAAGATTTGATAAATGCATTACTTAAGAAATAG